In the Brassica napus cultivar Da-Ae chromosome A7, Da-Ae, whole genome shotgun sequence genome, one interval contains:
- the LOC106353487 gene encoding putative DEAD-box ATP-dependent RNA helicase 29, which produces MVEGKGFLVSSVTELHRKEKQKKKGKSGGFESLNLGPNVYNAIKKKGYKVPTPIQRKTMPLILSGVDVVAMARTGSGKTAAFLIPMLEKLKQHVPQGGVRALILSPTRDLAEQTLKFAKELGKFTDLRVTLLVGGDSMQDQFEELTKSPDVIIATPGRLMHLLEEVDDMSLRTVEYVVFDEADSLFGMGFAEQLHQILAKLGENRQTLLFSATLPSALAEFAKAGLREPQLVRLDVENKISPDLKLSFLTLRPEEKYAALIYLVREHISSNEQTIIFVSTKHHVEFVNSLFKLENIVPSVCYGDMDQDARKIHVSRFRARKTMLLIVTDIAARGIDIPLLDNVINWDFPPRPKIFVHRVGRAARAGRTGSAISFVTPEDIPYLLDLHLFLSKPIRPAPTEDEVLKNMEEVMNRTSEAIESGVTVYGRFPQKTIDLIFNKIQEMIDSSAELDSLERTSRKAFRLYTTTKPAPSKESIRRAKALPREGLHPMFKSIIEGGELEAMAFFQKIKNFRPKQTILEAEGENAKARNVKGLQWVDVMKRKREVHEEIINKRHEQSQKTSSNNHLEMEVDEPITTSIEDKIAGSKVSGKKRTAQQTFKDEEFYISSIPVNHHSEAGLSVRGNEGFGSNRLDAAVLDLVADDGQGMKQQKTNYHWDKKSKKFIKLNNGDRVTASGKIKTESGAKVRANKAGAIYKKWKDSTHKKAFSREDGDGDDTPSMSGRGGRRGKRWSASVPNAHVRSEIKDLEQVRKERQEKANKMSYLHSKRGGGRGGARGGRGGGRGSGRDFDGGSGRDFAGRSSRGGRGGGSSRGGRGGGFGGGRGGGSGGGRGGSSRGGKRGGGGGGKRGRGR; this is translated from the exons ATGGTTGAAGGAAAGGGTTTCCTGGTGAGCTCGGTCACTGAGCTTCACCGCAaagagaagcagaagaagaaaggcAAATCCGGAGGATTCGAGTCTCTAAACCTCGGTCCCAATGTCTACAACGCAATCAAGAAGAAAGGGTACAAAGTTCCCACGCCGATCCAGCGGAAGACGATGCCTTTGATCCTCTCCGGCGTCGACGTCGTCGCCATGGCGAGAACGGGTTCCGGAAAAACCGCAGCTTTTCTCATCCCTATGCTTGAGAAGCTCAAACAGCATGTTCCTCAGGGTGGTGTTAGAGCGCTTATTTTGTCGCCTACTCGTGACTTGGCTGAGCAGACTCTCAAGTTCGCTAAGGAGCTCGGGAAGTTTACAG ATCTCCGAGTTACCTTACTAGTCGGTGGTGACAGCATGCAAGACCAGTTCGAAGAGCTAACAAAGAGCCCCGACGTGATCATCGCAACCCCGGGGAGACTCATGCATCTCCTAGAAGAGGTAGACGACATGTCACTAAGAACAGTCGAGTACGTGGTCTTCGACGAGGCAGACAGTCTCTTCGGCATGGGTTTCGCCGAGCAGCTCCACCAGATCCTAGCCAAGCTAGGCGAAAACAGACAGACTCTCCTCTTCAGCGCCACCTTACCAAGCGCGCTCGCAGAGTTCGCAAAGGCCGGTCTGCGCGAGCCTCAGCTAGTTCGTTTAGACGTGGAGAACAAGATAAGCCCCGACTTGAAGCTCTCGTTTCTAACCTTAAGACCCGAAGAGAAGTACGCTGCGTTGATATACTTGGTGAGAGAGCATATAAGCTCTAACGAACAGACGATCATATTTGTTTCAACAAAGCACCACGTGGAGTTTGTGAACTCGCTGTTTAAGCTCGAGAACATCGTTCCCTCTGTGTGTTACGGTGATATGGACCAAGACGCGCGGAAGATCCACGTGTCGAGGTTCAGAGCGAGGAAGACAATGCTGCTGATCGTCACTGATATCGCTGCTAGAGGTATTGACATACCGTTGCTTGATAATGTTATCAACTGGGACTTTCCACCGAGGCCTAAGATCTTCGTCCATAGAGTGGGGAGAGCCGCTAGAGCTGGCCGTACCGGCTCTGCGATATCCTTCGTCACGCCTGAGGATATACCGTATCTGTTGGATCTTCATCTGTTCCTGTCCAAACCCATCAGGCCCGCGCCTACTGAGGACGAGGTGTTGAAGAATATGGAGGAAGTGATGAACAGAACTAGTGAAGCTATAGAGAGTGGAGTCACTGTGTACGGCCGTTTCCCTCAGAAGACGATTGATCTTATCTTTAACAAGATCCAGGAGATGATTGATTCCTCTGCGGAGTTGGATTCTCTTGAGAGAACATCCAGAAAGGCTTTTCGTTTGTATACGACGACAAAACCAGCTCCATCAAAAGAGTCCATTAGGAGAGCAAAGGCCTTACCTAGAGAAGGGTTGCATCCAATGTTTAAAAGTATAATTGAAGGTGGTGAGTTAGAGGCAATGGCGTTTTTTCAGAAGATTAAAAACTTCAG ACCCAAGCAGACCATACTTGAAGCAGAAGGTGAAAATGCCAAAGCTAGAAATGTGAAG GGTTTGCAATGGGTGGATGTGATGAAGAGGAAAAGGGAAGTTCATGAGGAGATCATTAATAAGAGACATGAGCAGAGTCAGAAGACTTCTTCCAATAATCATTTAGAAATG GAAGTTGATGAACCTATTACCACTTCTATTGAGGACAAGATAGCTGGAAGCAAAG TAAGCGGTAAGAAAAGAACGGCGCAACAAACTTTCAAGGATGAAGAGTTCTATATCAGCTCCATACCTGTTAACCAC CATTCGGAGGCAGGACTATCTGTGAGGGGTAACGAAGGGTTTGGATCAAATAG ATTGGACGCTGCTGTGCTAGATCTAGTGGCAGATGATGGCCAGGGAATGAAGCAGCAGAAAACTAATTATCACTGGGACAAG AAAAGTAAGAAGTTCATCAAGTTGAACAATGGAGATCGTGTAACAGCCAGTGGCAAG ATAAAGACAGAGAGTGGAGCCAAGGTGAGGGCAAACAAAGCAGGTGCAATATACAAGAAATGGAAAGATAGCACGCACAAGAAAGCGTTCAGCCGAGAGGATGGTGATGGAGACGACACACCAAGCATGTCAGGTAGAGGTGGGCGACGCGGGAAGAGATGGTCAGCATCAGTGCCTAACGCACATGTGCGTTCAGAGATCAAAGATCTGGAGCAGGTGCGCAAGGAGAGGCAGGAGAAAGCTAACAAAATGTCTTATCTGCATAGCAAGAGAGGTGGTGGCAGAGGAGGGGCCAGGGGAGGTCGTGGTGGAGGAAGGGGAAGCGGTAGGGACTTTGATGGT